One segment of Paenibacillus sp. FSL R7-0337 DNA contains the following:
- a CDS encoding TetR/AcrR family transcriptional regulator: protein MNSKLNLRDKKKEATSYALAVAAFELALEHGMDGFIVDDVVQKAGYSRRTFANYFSCKEEAVAAYFIGIIAVQEKENNPLAALPPDATPLDALYNLLKLQFTSEFLHKLRQFVSLANQYPSLEPYILNVFRHLQITAQETLEQFTRGRYADGYTHLLVGAVYGAFVPILDGRLNVMLPGEQLSEGSDAMPFEQYLNSMFAYLRNGF from the coding sequence TTGAATTCGAAACTGAATCTGCGGGACAAAAAAAAGGAAGCCACCTCCTACGCCTTAGCCGTAGCGGCTTTCGAGCTTGCGCTTGAGCATGGCATGGACGGCTTCATTGTCGACGATGTTGTTCAGAAGGCCGGGTATTCCCGGCGGACTTTTGCGAATTACTTCTCCTGTAAAGAAGAAGCAGTCGCTGCCTACTTCATTGGTATTATTGCTGTCCAAGAGAAAGAGAATAACCCGCTGGCTGCTCTGCCGCCGGATGCTACACCGCTCGATGCCCTGTACAATCTGCTGAAGCTGCAATTCACCTCGGAGTTCCTGCATAAGCTGCGGCAGTTCGTCTCCCTGGCAAATCAGTATCCGTCCCTGGAGCCTTACATTCTCAATGTCTTCCGGCATTTGCAGATCACCGCCCAGGAGACGCTGGAGCAGTTCACCCGTGGACGGTATGCCGATGGATATACCCACCTGCTGGTAGGTGCCGTCTATGGGGCCTTCGTGCCTATCTTGGACGGACGGCTGAATGTCATGCTGCCGGGCGAACAGCTGAGTGAAGGCTCCGATGCCATGCCGTTTGAACAATACCTGAATTCCATGTTTGCTTATTTACGCAACGGCTTCTAA
- a CDS encoding MMPL family transporter, with protein sequence MSTFLYRLGKSAYAKPWAFIAVWIIVLGVVGTLIGVNGIQSSSEMKIEGTESQKVLDKLTKELPAAAGGQASIAFTVPDGERLDTPERTALLLKAINDVYNMEYVINPAELAAQAAAAAAGQAAADPSAAAGQAAADPSAAAGQAAADPSAAAGQAAADPSAAAGQAAADPSAAAGQAAADPSAAAQAAPFGPLIVDGIPVPGVMLSANGSIALFQFQFTVQQTSLPSDVPDNIINTVTEVEQSGSGITAIPSDSLKSMPAIGSTEAIGVAVAAVVLFLTLGSVVAAGLPLLTALLGVGISVGGAFALGSLIQMNDITPVLAVMIGLAVGIDYSLFIVNRQRRLILDEKLSAAEAASRALGTAGSAVFFAGLTVIIALCGMLVIGIGFLSTMALVAAASVLINVLLALSLLPALLGLVGERIVTAKARTKHSTAANKSQHSFSHRWANATVKYRWAIIVLVVLVLGTAAIPVTKMELGIPSGASANLDTPARQSYDVISKGFGEGFNGPLLLVAEPKNPSDTLSMQVVGKLVQELQMHDNVTLVSPMGLNPTGKLAIISLIPATGPTDPATRDLVQELRDPNSALTSGNNINLGVTGFTAINIDMSSKLSDAFPVYIGIIVILSLIILLLVFRSIIVPIKATVGFVLSIIATFGVTTAVYQWGWLHSLFGFDTGGPLLSFMPILVTGILYGLAMDYQVFLVSSMREAYVHGRHGKDSVIHGYDLASRVVLAAGVIMVSVFAGFIFAPDAMIKQIGFALAFGILIDAFIIRMTLVPAVMAVFGDKAWWLPKWLDRLLPNLDVEGDKLIAKLNAESGQNK encoded by the coding sequence ATGTCTACCTTTCTATACCGCTTAGGAAAATCGGCTTATGCCAAGCCTTGGGCCTTCATTGCAGTCTGGATCATTGTACTCGGAGTTGTAGGCACCCTGATTGGAGTCAACGGCATTCAATCCAGCTCCGAGATGAAAATTGAAGGCACAGAGTCGCAAAAAGTGCTGGATAAGCTGACAAAAGAGCTGCCCGCTGCAGCCGGCGGCCAGGCTAGTATTGCCTTCACTGTACCGGACGGGGAGCGCCTTGATACGCCTGAGCGTACAGCGCTGCTGCTGAAGGCTATTAATGATGTATACAACATGGAATATGTCATTAACCCTGCCGAACTGGCAGCACAAGCAGCGGCAGCCGCGGCCGGCCAAGCTGCCGCTGATCCTTCCGCTGCTGCGGGCCAAGCCGCTGCCGATCCTTCCGCCGCTGCGGGCCAAGCTGCCGCTGATCCTTCCGCCGCTGCGGGCCAAGCTGCCGCTGATCCTTCCGCCGCTGCGGGCCAAGCTGCCGCTGATCCTTCCGCCGCTGCGGGCCAAGCTGCCGCTGATCCTTCCGCCGCCGCTCAGGCAGCACCGTTCGGTCCGCTGATCGTTGACGGCATTCCGGTTCCCGGCGTGATGCTGTCGGCTAACGGCAGCATTGCCCTGTTCCAGTTCCAGTTCACTGTGCAGCAGACATCGCTGCCATCGGATGTACCGGATAACATCATCAATACTGTAACCGAAGTGGAACAGTCCGGTTCAGGAATTACAGCGATTCCAAGCGACTCGCTCAAAAGCATGCCGGCCATCGGCTCCACGGAAGCGATCGGCGTGGCCGTTGCTGCCGTCGTATTGTTCCTGACGCTGGGCTCAGTCGTAGCCGCAGGCCTGCCGCTGCTGACCGCGCTTCTCGGAGTCGGCATTAGCGTCGGAGGTGCCTTTGCCCTCGGCAGCCTGATCCAGATGAACGATATTACACCGGTTCTTGCCGTGATGATCGGTCTCGCCGTGGGGATCGACTACTCGCTGTTCATTGTGAACCGCCAGCGCCGTCTGATCCTGGATGAGAAATTAAGCGCAGCCGAAGCAGCCAGCCGTGCTCTGGGCACCGCAGGCAGTGCTGTATTCTTCGCGGGTCTGACCGTTATTATCGCCCTGTGCGGCATGCTCGTCATTGGCATCGGCTTCTTATCGACAATGGCACTTGTGGCTGCGGCCAGTGTTCTGATCAACGTCCTGCTGGCCTTATCCCTGCTGCCTGCGCTGCTCGGACTGGTCGGTGAACGGATCGTAACCGCCAAAGCCCGGACCAAGCACAGCACCGCAGCCAATAAATCACAGCACAGCTTCTCCCATCGCTGGGCGAATGCCACAGTGAAATACCGCTGGGCCATCATTGTACTCGTAGTGCTGGTGCTTGGCACAGCCGCAATTCCGGTGACCAAGATGGAGCTGGGTATTCCATCCGGCGCCTCGGCGAACCTGGATACTCCGGCCCGCCAGAGCTATGATGTCATCTCCAAAGGGTTCGGCGAAGGCTTCAACGGCCCGCTCCTGCTCGTAGCAGAGCCGAAGAATCCATCCGATACCCTCTCAATGCAGGTCGTAGGCAAGCTGGTGCAGGAGCTGCAAATGCATGATAATGTTACACTGGTGTCCCCGATGGGCTTGAATCCCACCGGTAAGCTCGCCATTATCAGCCTGATTCCGGCCACAGGCCCGACAGATCCCGCAACCAGAGATCTGGTGCAGGAGCTGCGCGATCCGAATTCCGCTCTGACCTCCGGGAACAATATTAATCTTGGCGTGACCGGCTTCACCGCCATCAATATTGATATGTCCTCGAAGCTGTCCGATGCCTTCCCGGTATACATCGGGATCATCGTGATCCTGTCGCTGATCATACTGCTACTGGTGTTCCGGTCGATTATCGTACCTATCAAAGCAACCGTCGGCTTCGTGTTAAGTATTATTGCCACCTTCGGCGTGACCACTGCCGTCTATCAATGGGGCTGGCTACATTCCCTATTCGGCTTTGATACCGGCGGCCCGCTGCTCAGCTTCATGCCGATCCTGGTCACAGGTATTCTATACGGGCTCGCCATGGATTATCAGGTCTTCCTGGTCAGCTCCATGCGTGAAGCTTATGTCCATGGCCGCCATGGCAAGGACAGTGTCATTCACGGCTATGATCTGGCCAGCCGGGTCGTACTGGCCGCAGGTGTGATCATGGTATCTGTCTTCGCAGGCTTCATCTTCGCCCCGGATGCGATGATTAAGCAGATCGGCTTCGCCCTGGCCTTTGGCATCCTGATCGATGCCTTCATCATCCGCATGACGCTCGTACCGGCCGTCATGGCCGTCTTCGGTGACAAAGCCTGGTGGCTGCCGAAATGGCTGGACCGCCTGCTGCCGAATCTCGATGTCGAAGGCGATAAGCTGATCGCCAAGCTGAATGCCGAGAGCGGACAAAACAAGTAG
- a CDS encoding GNAT family N-acetyltransferase, with translation MNIIELELAQNQQEISRLLEEHSRRMDSSIPPYQREVISLAAYENGIFVGGITGDLVWNILNVHLLAVDPAYRGHGLGKALLEELEHRASWRGCKVSELTTMSWQAPYFYQKQGYEIFGEIKDCPSEGQTKYYLQKRLKTGSSPS, from the coding sequence ATGAACATCATTGAACTGGAACTTGCGCAGAATCAGCAGGAAATCTCGCGCTTGCTGGAGGAACACAGCCGCCGCATGGACAGCAGCATTCCGCCCTATCAGCGCGAGGTGATCTCCCTCGCCGCCTACGAGAACGGCATCTTCGTTGGCGGGATTACCGGAGACCTCGTCTGGAATATTCTGAATGTGCACCTGCTTGCCGTTGACCCCGCCTACAGAGGCCATGGACTCGGCAAGGCCCTGCTGGAAGAGCTGGAGCACAGAGCCTCGTGGCGCGGCTGTAAGGTTAGCGAATTAACCACGATGAGCTGGCAGGCACCGTATTTTTATCAGAAGCAGGGGTATGAGATCTTCGGTGAAATCAAGGACTGCCCGAGTGAAGGCCAGACGAAATACTATCTCCAGAAACGCCTGAAGACCGGGTCCTCTCCTTCCTGA
- a CDS encoding DUF1877 family protein, with product MGMLGQYVMVNEDTLKQMMEMDGAELLGTLEKLIEGGSEHYDIDKLWEELHVALTGVSASEPIDGDPLSEAVVGVHVFEVEEEDGFFACTEQDELEGIITAMQQVDLDKLEMGGVAEALRQQVKSEFSGLLDFYRKAAAAGMHVIFSVV from the coding sequence ATGGGAATGCTGGGTCAATATGTGATGGTCAATGAGGATACGCTGAAGCAGATGATGGAGATGGACGGGGCGGAGCTGTTGGGAACGTTGGAGAAGCTGATTGAAGGCGGAAGTGAACATTACGATATCGACAAGCTGTGGGAGGAGCTGCATGTTGCGCTAACCGGGGTTTCGGCGAGTGAACCTATAGATGGTGACCCGTTAAGCGAAGCAGTTGTTGGCGTCCATGTGTTCGAGGTCGAGGAAGAGGATGGGTTCTTCGCCTGCACGGAGCAGGATGAGCTGGAGGGCATTATTACGGCGATGCAGCAGGTGGACCTAGACAAGCTGGAGATGGGGGGCGTGGCGGAGGCGCTGAGGCAGCAGGTGAAAAGTGAGTTTAGCGGACTATTGGACTTCTATAGGAAGGCAGCGGCTGCCGGGATGCATGTTATTTTCAGCGTAGTATAA
- the cls gene encoding cardiolipin synthase: MEFASLTTVVTLINIILALGFLFIERREAGYTWAWLMVLFFIPILGFVLYIFFGRNLKKKNFYKLFIEEQEYVQAEADKQLAAFAEGADDRSQLLQNYAQLINMNIRSSHGLLSNDNDIVIYSDGHQKFAALFADIRSARAEINIQYYIIQPDALGKQLRDELTRKAREGVKVRLLYDEVGSKRISRHFFRELLAAGGEVEVFFPSLIKPLNFRINNRNHRKLCIIDGSIAYIGGFNVGDEYLGQVKKFGYWRDTHLRITGNAVSHIQGRFILDWHQAGKHERGDYGEFVFNMEQHTGTSPVQIITSGPNSSTEHLKNMYIKLILSAKESVYIQTPYFIPDTSFMDACKIALLSGVDLQIMIPNKPDHPFVYWATWAYAGDLLNYGANILLYENGFLHAKTIVADGEVASVGTMNIDSRSFRLNFEVNAIVYDRAIAEQLQDIFLNDVRLCSELTVERYAQRSLVIKLKEGISRLLSPIL; this comes from the coding sequence ATGGAGTTTGCAAGTCTAACCACAGTCGTCACCCTCATTAACATCATTCTGGCCCTGGGCTTTCTGTTCATTGAGCGCAGGGAGGCCGGGTATACCTGGGCCTGGCTGATGGTGCTGTTTTTCATCCCGATACTGGGATTTGTCTTGTATATCTTTTTCGGGCGCAATCTCAAAAAGAAGAATTTCTATAAGCTCTTCATCGAAGAGCAGGAATATGTCCAGGCTGAAGCGGACAAGCAGCTGGCAGCTTTTGCGGAAGGGGCGGATGACAGGTCGCAGCTGCTGCAGAACTATGCCCAGCTCATCAACATGAATATCCGCTCGTCGCACGGCTTGTTATCTAACGATAATGATATTGTCATTTACAGTGACGGCCACCAGAAGTTCGCCGCGTTGTTCGCGGATATCCGCTCAGCCCGCGCAGAAATCAATATTCAGTACTACATCATTCAGCCGGACGCTCTGGGCAAGCAGCTGAGGGATGAATTAACCCGAAAGGCGCGGGAAGGCGTGAAGGTGCGGCTGCTATATGACGAGGTCGGCTCGAAGCGGATTTCGCGGCATTTTTTCAGAGAGTTGCTTGCAGCAGGGGGCGAGGTTGAAGTGTTCTTCCCGTCCCTGATCAAGCCGCTGAACTTCCGGATCAACAACAGGAATCACCGCAAGCTGTGCATTATTGACGGAAGCATTGCCTATATAGGCGGGTTCAATGTGGGAGATGAGTATCTGGGGCAGGTTAAGAAGTTCGGCTATTGGCGGGACACGCATCTTCGAATCACCGGAAATGCGGTCAGCCATATCCAGGGCAGATTCATCCTCGACTGGCATCAGGCCGGGAAGCATGAGCGAGGGGATTACGGGGAATTCGTCTTCAACATGGAGCAGCATACAGGGACAAGCCCGGTCCAGATCATTACCAGCGGCCCCAATTCGTCGACGGAGCATCTTAAGAACATGTATATTAAGCTGATTTTGTCAGCCAAGGAGAGCGTGTATATCCAGACCCCATACTTCATACCGGATACAAGCTTCATGGATGCCTGCAAAATCGCCCTGCTCTCCGGGGTGGATCTGCAGATCATGATCCCTAACAAGCCTGACCATCCGTTCGTATATTGGGCCACCTGGGCCTATGCCGGGGATCTGCTGAATTACGGGGCCAATATCCTGCTCTACGAGAACGGCTTCCTGCACGCCAAAACGATTGTCGCAGACGGGGAGGTTGCCTCTGTCGGGACGATGAATATCGATTCACGCAGCTTCCGGCTGAACTTCGAGGTCAATGCCATTGTGTATGACCGGGCGATTGCCGAACAGCTCCAGGACATTTTCCTAAATGATGTCAGGCTGTGCTCTGAGCTGACCGTGGAGCGTTATGCGCAGCGCTCGCTGGTAATTAAGCTGAAAGAGGGGATTTCCCGGCTGCTGTCACCTATTCTGTAA
- a CDS encoding helix-turn-helix domain-containing protein, giving the protein MTEQSGDSVPKKYRVGVEAALEVMGGKWKPLIIYHLMTGQKRTSELLRLIPGLTQKVLTAQLRGLESDEIISRTIYQEIPPRVEYELTSYGWGLKPALDLLCYWGEEHLDRIHGDRSKVLEDF; this is encoded by the coding sequence ATGACTGAACAGAGTGGCGATAGCGTTCCCAAAAAGTATAGAGTCGGCGTGGAGGCAGCGCTCGAAGTGATGGGCGGCAAGTGGAAGCCGCTAATTATCTACCATCTGATGACCGGACAGAAGCGCACCTCCGAGCTGCTGCGGCTCATTCCCGGCTTAACCCAGAAGGTGCTGACCGCCCAGTTAAGGGGTCTGGAGAGCGATGAGATTATCTCGCGGACCATTTACCAGGAGATTCCGCCCAGAGTGGAGTATGAGCTGACTTCCTACGGCTGGGGGCTGAAGCCCGCGCTGGATCTGTTATGCTACTGGGGAGAGGAGCACCTGGACAGGATTCATGGCGACAGGTCCAAGGTGCTGGAGGACTTTTAG